One Purpureocillium takamizusanense chromosome 12, complete sequence DNA window includes the following coding sequences:
- a CDS encoding uncharacterized protein (EggNog:ENOG503PN4Q) — MRLRDLQLWNASSLPVSRTSAVVHCLAVPPPTAVRPRNTLEPGSKVLGRIRAFLVPSAQAALCQRDPAGKQGKMAEVVGVVSAAVQLGQLCLSISSHIHGLKKSTKTLENYNRELTEVSQLSDLITKNPSLQTPEVERYTKTLLELIQQTGLATILGKQWLTRAFFLLHKQQDLNNAISAVERQKTSLLLYMDDVTLQKVQQINVNINRLIGTPERDQENTMSGTRTQIITNETGRDRILEAFPPRGQSENSTVMAHSAPSDAYRGEGRRLSVPNVDSNGVLLQINGARDSAALRRGSRANHVGNYAGPNVNQWNGARVEGAAAILPGLKDTTEHRDAKKEGPGEQRNGSTFYVEGDLVATLDIASLSGYHTNASATTVPSVNSGSNASFSSEGDVQETCQINGPSVYFRKST; from the coding sequence ATGAGGCTTCGTGACCTTCAGCTCTGGAACGCCTCGAGTTTGCCTGTCAGCAGAACCTCAGCCGTTGTTCACTGCCTTGCAGTCCCTCCCCCGACAGCCGTGAGACCTCGCAATACCCTTGAACCCGGCAGCAAGGTACTGGGGCGAATCAGGGCTTTTTTGGTCCCGTCCGCCCAGGCGGCTTTATGTCAACGTGACCCGGCTGGAAAACAAGGCAAAATGGCTGAGGTCGTAGGCGTCGTTAGTGCGGCAGTGCAGTTGGGCCAACTCTGCCTGTCGATCTCGAGCCATATACACGGCCTCAAGAAGTCTACAAAAACGCTGGAAAACTACAACAGGGAGCTTACAGAAGTGAGCCAATTGTCGGACCTGATAACTAAGAATCCCTCCTTACAAACGCCGGAGGTCGAACGGTATACCAAAACTCTCTTGGAGCTGATTCAACAGACAGGTCTTGCGACCATCCTCGGCAAGCAGTGGCTGACGCGGGCCTTCTTTCTGCTCCATAAGCAACAGGACCTCAACAACGCCATAagcgccgtcgagcgtcaAAAGACGAGCCTGTTGCTTTACATGGACGACGTCACTTTACAGAAGGTGCAACAAATAAACGTGAATATCAACAGGCTCATCGGTACCCCTGAAAGAGACCAAGAGAACACCATGTCCGGCACTCGAACCCAGATCATCACCAACGAGACCGGACGCGATCGCATACTTGAAGCTTTTCCTCCGCGGGGACAGAGCGAGAACAGCACTGTCATGGCGCACTCGGCTCCTTCTGACGCGTATCGTGGAGAGGGTCGCAGGCTTTCCGTGCCGAATGTAGACTCCAACGGCGTTTTACTTCAAATCAATGGGGCCCGTGATTCTGCAGCGCTTCGACGGGGCTCCAGAGCCAACCACGTGGGCAACTACGCGGGGCCCAACGTGAATCAGTGGAACGGCGCCCgagtcgagggcgccgccgccatcttgcCTGGTCTGAAGGACACGACGGAGCACCGAGACGCGAAGAAGGAGGGGCCTGGAGAGCAGCGCAACGGGAGCACGTTTTACGTGGAAGGCGACCTGGTGGCCACACTAGACATTGCAAGCCTTTCGGGCTATCACACCAACGCCAGTGCAACTACCGTCCCCAGCGTGAATTCGGGGTCCAACGCCAGCTTCAGCAGTGAAGGAGACGTGCAAGAGACTTGCCAGATCAATGGCCCCAGCGTGTACTTTAGGAAGAGCACGTGA